A genomic segment from Agrobacterium vitis encodes:
- a CDS encoding ABC transporter ATP-binding protein: MARISLDHIRHAYGPKGLANPLYALKEVHHEFDDGGAYALLGPSGCGKTTLLNIMSGLLQPSDGRILFGDKDVTQLSTEARNIAQVFQFPVVYDTMTVYDNLAFPLRNRRVPEAEVDVRVRTILKMIDLEAWAKRKAQGLTADQKQKISLGRGLVRSDVNAILFDEPLTVIDPHMKWMLRAQLKQLHREFAYTMVYVTHDQTEALTFADKVVVMYDGQIVQIGTPAELFDRPKHTFVGYFIGSPGMNVLAAGIDGDTAMIGGERVSLPGRPVIPGEALTELGIRPEFIRLGREGMPVQISKVEDIGRQKIVRARFADQPISIVLREDADIPTEPKVSFDPAAINIYANSWRVDFAGAGLGGLRP, encoded by the coding sequence ATGGCCCGAATTTCCCTCGATCATATCCGCCACGCCTATGGCCCGAAGGGGCTCGCCAATCCGCTCTATGCACTGAAGGAAGTGCATCACGAGTTTGATGATGGCGGCGCCTATGCCCTGCTCGGTCCCTCCGGCTGCGGCAAGACCACCCTGCTCAACATCATGTCCGGCCTGTTGCAGCCTTCGGATGGGCGCATCCTGTTTGGCGATAAGGATGTGACGCAACTGTCCACCGAGGCGCGCAACATTGCCCAGGTGTTCCAGTTTCCCGTCGTCTACGACACCATGACCGTTTACGACAACCTGGCCTTTCCGCTCAGAAATCGGCGTGTACCGGAGGCGGAAGTCGATGTGCGGGTGCGCACCATTCTGAAAATGATCGATCTCGAAGCCTGGGCCAAGCGCAAGGCGCAGGGTCTGACCGCCGACCAGAAGCAGAAGATCTCGCTTGGTCGTGGATTGGTGCGCTCCGATGTCAATGCCATCCTGTTCGATGAGCCGCTGACGGTGATCGATCCGCATATGAAATGGATGCTGCGCGCCCAACTCAAGCAATTGCATCGGGAATTCGCCTATACCATGGTCTATGTCACCCATGACCAGACCGAGGCGCTGACCTTCGCCGACAAGGTGGTGGTGATGTATGACGGACAGATTGTCCAGATCGGTACGCCAGCCGAATTGTTCGACCGCCCGAAACATACATTCGTCGGCTATTTCATCGGCTCGCCGGGCATGAATGTGCTGGCCGCTGGCATCGATGGTGATACCGCGATGATCGGCGGAGAGCGGGTTTCCCTCCCGGGCCGTCCGGTCATCCCGGGCGAAGCCCTTACCGAGCTTGGCATTCGCCCGGAATTCATTCGCCTTGGCCGCGAGGGCATGCCGGTGCAGATTTCCAAAGTCGAGGATATCGGCCGCCAGAAAATCGTGCGCGCCCGTTTTGCCGATCAGCCGATTTCTATCGTGCTGCGGGAAGATGCCGATATTCCCACTGAGCCGAAGGTGAGCTTCGATCCGGCCGCCATCAATATCTACGCAAATTCCTGGCGGGTTGATTTCGCCGGTGCCGGATTGGGAGGGTTAAGGCCATGA
- a CDS encoding carbohydrate ABC transporter permease → MNKTWNNKAWFLVLPVLLLVAFSAVIPLMTVVNYSVQDTFGNNDFFWAGSDWFTQTLQSERFWDALWRNLIFSMIILAIEVPLGILIALNMPKTGLGVPVCLVLMALPLLIPWNVVGTIWQVFGRSDIGLLGYTLNAIGLDYNYVANPFDAWATIVVMDVWHWTSLVVLLCYAGLVSIPDAYYQAARIDGASRWSVFRYIQLPKMKQVLLIAVLLRFMDSFMIYTEPFVVTGGGPGNSTTFLSIDLVKMALGQFDLGPAAAMSIIYFLIILLLSWVFYTVMTHSDAQSATAPKGD, encoded by the coding sequence ATGAACAAGACCTGGAATAACAAGGCCTGGTTTCTGGTGCTGCCGGTGCTGCTGCTGGTCGCCTTTTCCGCTGTCATTCCGCTGATGACCGTGGTGAATTATTCGGTGCAGGACACGTTCGGCAATAACGACTTCTTCTGGGCTGGTTCGGACTGGTTTACCCAGACCCTGCAATCGGAACGGTTCTGGGATGCGCTATGGCGCAACCTGATCTTCTCGATGATCATTCTCGCCATCGAAGTGCCGCTTGGTATCCTGATCGCGCTGAACATGCCGAAGACCGGGCTTGGCGTGCCTGTCTGCCTGGTGCTGATGGCCCTGCCGCTGCTGATCCCGTGGAACGTGGTCGGCACCATCTGGCAGGTGTTCGGGCGCAGCGATATCGGCCTTCTCGGCTATACTCTCAATGCCATCGGTCTCGATTATAATTACGTGGCCAATCCATTCGATGCCTGGGCGACAATCGTCGTCATGGATGTTTGGCATTGGACCAGTCTTGTCGTGCTGCTGTGCTATGCCGGTCTGGTGTCGATCCCCGACGCCTATTACCAGGCGGCCCGGATTGATGGCGCCTCGCGCTGGTCGGTGTTTCGCTACATCCAGCTGCCGAAGATGAAGCAGGTGCTGCTGATTGCCGTGCTGCTGCGCTTCATGGACAGTTTCATGATCTATACCGAGCCTTTCGTCGTCACCGGTGGCGGTCCGGGCAATTCCACCACTTTCCTGTCGATTGATCTGGTGAAAATGGCGCTCGGCCAGTTCGACCTCGGGCCTGCGGCGGCGATGTCGATCATCTACTTCCTGATCATCCTGCTGCTGTCCTGGGTCTTCTACACTGTCATGACCCATAGCGATGCCCAGAGCGCTACCGCACCGAAGGGGGACTAA
- a CDS encoding ABC transporter ATP-binding protein → MLELRNLSKVVAGDVHIHPVNLTLQRGSLNVLLGPTLSGKTSLMRLMAGLDKPTSGSLLFDGKDVTGLRVQDRSVAMVYQQFINYPALSVYENIASPLRVRKVDRATIDREVKKAAELLKLTPYLERTPLNLSGGQQQRTALARAIVKQASLVLLDEPLANLDYKLREELREELPKIFAELGAIFVYATTEPSEALLLGGYTATLSEGRVTQYGPTIDVYRRPADLKTARTFADPPLNTVQAIRREDHFMIGGIPVLTVPQHLSHVPEEPLTLGFHPHHLSLATDGARALTARSMISEISGSESYIHLDYAGERWVMLEHGIHDIEPGRDVQVHLDTRHLMAFDASGRALAGHLAGQGE, encoded by the coding sequence ATGCTGGAATTGCGAAACCTGTCCAAGGTGGTGGCGGGGGATGTTCACATCCATCCCGTCAACCTGACCCTGCAACGCGGGTCGCTGAACGTTCTGCTTGGGCCGACCCTGTCGGGCAAGACATCATTGATGCGGCTGATGGCCGGGCTGGACAAGCCGACATCCGGCTCCCTGCTGTTCGATGGCAAAGACGTCACGGGTTTGCGGGTACAGGACCGGTCGGTTGCCATGGTCTACCAGCAATTCATCAATTATCCGGCCCTCAGCGTCTATGAAAACATCGCTTCGCCGCTCAGGGTGCGCAAAGTCGATAGGGCCACCATCGATCGGGAGGTGAAAAAAGCTGCCGAGCTTTTGAAGCTGACGCCCTATCTGGAGCGCACGCCGCTCAATCTTTCCGGTGGCCAGCAGCAGCGCACGGCGCTGGCCCGCGCCATCGTCAAGCAGGCCAGCCTGGTGCTGTTGGATGAACCGCTGGCCAATCTGGACTATAAATTGCGCGAGGAATTGCGCGAGGAACTGCCGAAGATCTTTGCCGAACTGGGGGCGATTTTCGTCTATGCGACGACGGAGCCGTCGGAAGCCCTGCTTCTGGGTGGGTACACCGCCACGCTTTCGGAAGGCCGCGTCACGCAATACGGCCCGACCATCGACGTCTATCGCCGCCCGGCAGACCTGAAAACCGCCAGAACCTTTGCCGATCCGCCGTTGAACACCGTTCAGGCCATCCGGCGCGAGGACCATTTCATGATCGGCGGCATTCCGGTTCTGACGGTGCCGCAGCACCTTTCGCATGTGCCGGAGGAGCCGTTGACGCTGGGCTTTCACCCGCATCACCTGTCGTTGGCGACCGATGGTGCACGTGCTCTCACGGCCCGCTCAATGATCTCGGAAATTTCCGGCTCGGAAAGCTATATTCATCTCGATTATGCCGGGGAGCGCTGGGTGATGCTGGAGCATGGCATTCACGATATCGAACCGGGCCGCGATGTGCAGGTCCATCTCGATACCCGCCACCTGATGGCCTTCGATGCCAGTGGCCGGGCGCTTGCCGGACATCTGGCCGGACAGGGGGAGTAA
- a CDS encoding ABC transporter permease subunit yields MNNSRSLRSVLIISLYILFLLLPIYWLVNMSFKTNQEILSSLTLYPHEPTLKNYITIFTDQSWYSGYINSIIYVVQNMVISVACALPAAYAFSRYRFLGDKHLFFWLLTNRMAPPAVFALPFFQLYSAFDMIDTHIAVALAHCLFNVPLAVWILEGFMSGIPKEIDETAYIDGYSFPRFFVKIFIPLIASGIGVAAFFCFMFSWVELLIARTLTTVDAKPIAAVMTRTVSASGVDWGLLAAAGVLTLIPGAVVIYFVRNYIAKGFALGRV; encoded by the coding sequence ATGAATAACAGCCGTTCCCTTCGCTCAGTGCTGATCATCAGCCTTTATATCCTGTTTCTGTTGTTGCCGATCTACTGGCTCGTCAACATGAGCTTCAAGACCAACCAGGAAATCCTCAGCTCGCTGACGCTCTATCCGCATGAGCCGACGCTGAAGAATTACATCACCATCTTCACCGACCAGTCCTGGTATTCGGGCTATATCAACTCGATCATCTATGTGGTGCAGAACATGGTGATTTCGGTCGCCTGCGCGCTTCCGGCTGCCTATGCCTTCTCGCGCTACCGGTTTCTCGGCGACAAGCATCTGTTTTTCTGGCTGCTGACCAATCGCATGGCGCCACCCGCCGTCTTTGCGCTGCCGTTCTTCCAGCTCTATTCGGCCTTCGACATGATCGACACGCATATTGCGGTGGCGCTTGCCCATTGCCTATTCAACGTGCCGCTGGCGGTGTGGATTCTGGAAGGTTTCATGTCCGGTATCCCCAAGGAAATCGATGAAACGGCTTATATCGACGGCTATTCATTCCCGCGCTTCTTCGTGAAGATCTTCATACCGCTGATTGCCTCCGGCATCGGGGTCGCGGCTTTCTTCTGCTTCATGTTCTCGTGGGTAGAATTGTTGATCGCCCGCACGCTGACCACTGTCGATGCCAAGCCGATTGCCGCTGTCATGACCCGCACGGTGTCAGCCTCCGGCGTCGATTGGGGTCTGCTGGCTGCCGCCGGTGTGCTGACGCTGATCCCCGGTGCCGTGGTGATCTATTTCGTTCGCAACTATATCGCCAAGGGCTTTGCCCTCGGCCGCGTCTGA
- a CDS encoding ABC transporter substrate-binding protein, which translates to MRKHLMTTTAAMLLAMTGAAYAGMDEAKQFLDQEIKGESSLSRADQEKQMQWYVDAAKPFAGMEIHVVSESLTTHAYESKVLAPWFSKITGIKLIHDVIQEGDVVEKIQTQMQTGQNLYDGWVNDSDFIGTHWRYGQVRNLTDWMTGEGKDVTDPMLDLKDYIGLSFTTAPDGKLYQLPDQQFANLYWFRYDWFNDPNIKEEFKKEYGYELGVPVNWSAYEDIAKFFTGREIGGKKVYGSMDYGKKDPSLGWRFTDAWLSMAGNGDKGLPNGKPVDEWGIRVNDKDQPTGSCVDRGGDTNGAASVYAVTKYLEWLKKYTPPEAQGMTFSESGPVPAQGNIAQQIFWYTAFTADMAKPGLPVVNDDGTPKWRVAPSPHGSYWHEGQKLGYQDVGSWTLMKSTPTDRAKAAWLYAQFVTSKTVDVKKSQTGLTFIRQSSIMDKTFTDRAPKLGGLVEFYRSPARVQWTPTGTNVPDYPKLAQLWWQNIGDAAAGAKTPQEAMDALCKAQEGILSRLERAKVQGEFGPKLNEPKDAAYWEKYAKDHGSLAPQPKLANEKEKPITINYDELVKSWQK; encoded by the coding sequence ATGCGAAAGCACTTAATGACGACAACGGCGGCGATGCTGCTGGCTATGACTGGTGCTGCCTATGCCGGGATGGATGAGGCCAAGCAATTTCTCGATCAGGAGATCAAGGGGGAATCCTCGCTGTCGCGGGCGGATCAGGAAAAGCAGATGCAATGGTATGTGGATGCGGCCAAGCCCTTTGCGGGCATGGAAATCCATGTCGTCTCCGAATCGCTGACCACCCATGCCTACGAATCCAAGGTGCTGGCACCATGGTTCAGCAAGATCACCGGCATCAAGCTCATTCACGACGTCATTCAGGAGGGTGATGTCGTCGAAAAAATCCAGACCCAGATGCAGACCGGCCAGAACCTTTATGACGGCTGGGTCAATGATTCCGACTTCATCGGCACCCATTGGCGCTATGGCCAGGTTCGCAACCTGACGGACTGGATGACGGGCGAGGGCAAGGATGTCACCGATCCGATGCTGGACTTGAAGGATTACATCGGCCTGTCCTTCACGACAGCCCCGGATGGTAAGCTCTACCAGCTTCCCGACCAGCAATTCGCCAACCTCTATTGGTTCCGCTACGATTGGTTCAACGACCCGAATATCAAGGAGGAGTTCAAGAAGGAATACGGCTACGAACTGGGTGTGCCGGTCAATTGGTCGGCCTATGAGGACATCGCCAAATTCTTCACCGGACGCGAGATTGGCGGCAAGAAAGTCTATGGCAGCATGGACTATGGCAAGAAGGACCCCTCGCTCGGTTGGCGCTTTACCGATGCCTGGCTGTCGATGGCCGGCAATGGCGACAAGGGCCTGCCGAATGGCAAGCCCGTCGATGAATGGGGCATCCGCGTCAATGACAAGGACCAGCCGACCGGTTCCTGCGTCGATCGCGGTGGCGACACCAACGGGGCGGCCTCAGTCTATGCCGTTACCAAGTATTTGGAATGGTTGAAGAAATATACCCCGCCGGAAGCGCAGGGCATGACCTTCTCCGAATCCGGCCCGGTTCCCGCCCAGGGTAATATCGCCCAGCAGATCTTCTGGTATACGGCCTTTACCGCCGATATGGCCAAGCCCGGCCTGCCCGTTGTCAATGACGATGGTACGCCGAAATGGCGCGTCGCACCATCGCCGCATGGTTCCTACTGGCATGAAGGTCAAAAGCTCGGCTATCAGGATGTCGGCTCCTGGACGCTGATGAAGTCCACGCCAACGGATCGCGCCAAGGCTGCCTGGCTCTATGCCCAGTTCGTCACCTCCAAAACCGTGGATGTGAAGAAAAGCCAGACCGGCCTGACTTTCATCCGCCAATCCTCGATCATGGACAAGACGTTTACGGATCGCGCTCCAAAGCTCGGCGGCTTGGTGGAATTCTACCGTTCACCGGCCCGCGTGCAGTGGACGCCGACCGGAACCAATGTGCCTGATTATCCGAAGCTGGCGCAATTGTGGTGGCAGAATATTGGCGATGCGGCAGCCGGTGCCAAGACCCCGCAGGAAGCCATGGATGCCTTGTGCAAAGCCCAGGAGGGCATTCTCTCCCGTCTGGAACGCGCCAAGGTCCAGGGCGAATTCGGCCCCAAGCTGAACGAGCCGAAGGACGCCGCCTATTGGGAAAAATATGCCAAGGATCATGGCAGCCTGGCACCGCAGCCCAAGCTGGCCAACGAAAAGGAAAAGCCGATCACCATCAATTACGATGAACTGGTGAAAAGCTGGCAGAAGTAA
- a CDS encoding c-type cytochrome — protein MNSYMNMGAGALLGTIFVLMSVSIASEGIFHAPNPEKEGYAIVAAEAPAAGGGEGAAPAAADKPIAELLASADVKAGEAIFKKCTACHSVDKGGANKVGPNLWGVVDRPIASHEGFAYSAGMKDFSKGSSEHWTFENLNHFLTAPKKFVAGTAMGFAGIPKEQDRANLLVYLHNQSDNPVALPTN, from the coding sequence ATGAATTCCTACATGAATATGGGAGCAGGCGCATTGCTTGGTACGATCTTCGTACTGATGTCAGTGTCCATTGCGTCGGAGGGGATTTTCCACGCGCCGAACCCCGAAAAGGAAGGCTATGCCATTGTGGCGGCCGAAGCGCCTGCCGCTGGCGGCGGCGAAGGTGCGGCACCGGCCGCAGCCGACAAGCCGATCGCCGAACTGCTGGCATCGGCAGACGTCAAGGCGGGCGAAGCGATTTTCAAGAAATGCACAGCCTGTCATAGCGTCGACAAGGGCGGAGCCAACAAGGTCGGACCGAACCTTTGGGGCGTTGTCGACCGGCCCATCGCCAGTCATGAAGGTTTTGCCTATTCGGCCGGTATGAAGGATTTCTCCAAGGGCAGCTCCGAGCACTGGACCTTTGAAAACCTCAACCATTTCCTGACCGCGCCAAAGAAATTCGTGGCAGGCACCGCCATGGGTTTTGCCGGTATTCCCAAGGAACAGGACCGCGCCAACCTGCTGGTATATCTGCACAACCAGTCCGACAATCCGGTGGCGCTGCCAACCAATTGA
- a CDS encoding prephenate dehydratase — protein sequence MACRDMFPDMEPLPCPTFEDAFMALENGEADLAMIPIENTLAGRVADIHYLLPLSRLKIIGEYFMPIRFQLMVLPGVKAEEIRTVHSHIHALGQCRKIIRSHGWKAVVAGDTAGAAKQVAELGNRSMAALAPRLAASLYGLDILAENVEDSENNITRFVVLSRDEVALKRTAADERFITTFVFNVRNIPAALYKAMGGFATNGVNMTKLESYQIGGKFIATQFYADIEGHPEDAPVKRALEELRFFSEKVHILGVYKAHAMRGKF from the coding sequence ATGGCCTGCCGTGACATGTTCCCGGATATGGAGCCTTTGCCATGCCCGACATTCGAAGACGCCTTCATGGCGCTCGAAAATGGCGAGGCGGATCTGGCGATGATCCCGATTGAAAACACGCTGGCTGGGCGGGTCGCCGATATTCACTATCTGCTGCCGCTGTCACGCCTGAAAATCATCGGTGAATATTTCATGCCGATCCGTTTTCAGCTTATGGTGCTGCCGGGCGTCAAGGCCGAGGAGATCCGCACGGTTCACAGCCACATCCATGCGCTCGGCCAATGCCGCAAGATCATCCGCAGCCATGGCTGGAAGGCGGTGGTGGCGGGCGATACGGCAGGGGCGGCCAAGCAGGTTGCGGAACTGGGCAACCGCTCCATGGCGGCCTTGGCACCGCGCCTCGCCGCCTCGCTCTACGGTCTGGATATTCTCGCCGAAAATGTCGAGGATTCAGAAAACAACATCACCCGCTTCGTCGTGCTGTCGCGCGATGAGGTGGCGTTGAAGCGGACGGCTGCGGACGAGCGCTTCATCACCACATTCGTTTTCAATGTCCGCAATATTCCGGCGGCGCTTTACAAGGCCATGGGCGGCTTTGCCACCAATGGGGTCAATATGACCAAGCTGGAAAGCTACCAGATCGGCGGAAAATTCATCGCCACCCAGTTCTACGCCGATATCGAAGGGCACCCGGAGGATGCGCCGGTCAAGCGGGCGCTGGAGGAATTACGCTTCTTCTCCGAGAAGGTTCATATTCTCGGCGTCTACAAGGCTCACGCCATGCGCGGCAAGTTTTAA
- a CDS encoding 3-deoxy-manno-octulosonate cytidylyltransferase, with protein MSDHTRFKTLVLIPARMASTRLPGKPLADIAGLPMIVQVAKRAAEANVGRIVVAVDHPDVFATVTAAGFEAVMTGEQHQSGSDRIHEALMTVDPKGEAEIIINVQGDLPTIDPETIRAALRPLEDPAVDIATLTVEIEDEAEKTNPNVVKVVGSPLSDNRLRALYFTRATAPHGKGPLYHHIGLYAYRRAALERFVALSPSVLEKRESLEQLRALEAGMRIDVEIVDTVPLGVDTPADLEKARAILAAK; from the coding sequence ATGTCTGACCATACACGCTTCAAAACACTGGTTCTCATCCCCGCCCGCATGGCCTCCACAAGGCTTCCCGGCAAGCCCCTGGCTGACATTGCCGGTCTGCCGATGATCGTTCAGGTGGCAAAGCGTGCAGCGGAAGCCAATGTCGGACGTATCGTCGTGGCGGTGGATCATCCTGACGTGTTCGCCACGGTGACGGCAGCCGGTTTTGAAGCCGTGATGACCGGCGAGCAGCATCAATCCGGCTCGGATCGTATCCATGAAGCGCTGATGACGGTCGATCCGAAGGGCGAGGCCGAGATCATCATCAACGTTCAGGGCGACCTGCCTACCATTGACCCGGAGACAATTCGTGCCGCCCTTCGGCCCCTGGAAGATCCCGCAGTCGATATCGCCACGCTGACGGTGGAGATCGAGGATGAGGCAGAAAAGACCAATCCCAACGTGGTGAAGGTCGTCGGCTCGCCGCTGTCGGACAATCGCCTGCGGGCGCTCTATTTTACCCGCGCCACCGCGCCCCATGGCAAGGGGCCGCTTTATCATCATATCGGCCTCTACGCCTATCGCCGTGCCGCGCTGGAACGGTTCGTGGCGCTGTCTCCCTCGGTGCTGGAAAAGCGCGAATCGCTGGAACAGCTGCGGGCGCTGGAAGCGGGCATGCGCATCGATGTCGAAATCGTCGATACCGTGCCGCTTGGCGTTGATACCCCGGCGGATCTCGAAAAAGCCCGCGCCATTCTGGCTGCAAAATAA
- a CDS encoding glycoside hydrolase family 3 protein has protein sequence MKMFSLASCAILMASVAIAQNQPVVVARSAAILTVDGKTFKDLNRNGRLDVYEDWRRSPAERASDLVSQMTLIEKAGLMMHGTAPALASGSEGGQGRGSGYDLERIKPLINDAKVATYITRLSLPPEQLATENNKLQEIAEASRLGIPLTISTDPRNHFQYVLGASAQSGGFSKWPESLGFGALDDAKLTRRFGDIARQEYLAVGIQQALSPQIDLATEPRWPRSTGTFGEDPQISRRMAEAYVAGFQNGTTGLKPGSVSAVAKHWVGYGAAPQGFDGHNSYGRHVVFKAKDFEKHVTPFKGAFAAKVAGIMPTYSIVDGVKLDGKPLEPVAAGYSKQLLTDLLRKRYKFDGVVVSDWLITNDCKDECLNGEKPGDTPIIRPDTFGMPWGVEDLSREDRFAKAVNAGIDQFGGVANSDILVKAVEDKKVSEIRIDQSAKRLLIQKFEQGLFENPYADPEKAKAIVGNADFVAEGEKAQARAMVVLQNKGKILPVKPGRKVYLLNVDAAIAQKRGYQVVTKPEEADFALVRLMAPFERLHPNYFFGARHEEGDLSFKPGKPDYDAVTAIAAKTPIIATVFLSRPSILTNLKDQTKALIGNFGASDEALFNVIEGKQKARGKLPFELPSSMQAVEAQAPSTPHDSKKPLYKIGYSLKY, from the coding sequence ATGAAAATGTTTAGCTTGGCGTCCTGCGCCATTCTGATGGCGTCTGTTGCCATCGCTCAAAACCAGCCTGTCGTCGTCGCCCGTTCCGCGGCGATCCTCACGGTCGACGGAAAGACCTTCAAGGACCTTAACCGCAACGGCCGCCTCGATGTTTATGAGGATTGGCGACGCTCTCCGGCAGAACGGGCAAGTGACCTCGTCAGCCAGATGACCCTGATCGAAAAGGCCGGGTTGATGATGCATGGAACGGCACCGGCTTTGGCGTCCGGATCGGAGGGCGGTCAGGGACGTGGCAGCGGTTATGATCTGGAGCGAATCAAGCCGCTGATCAACGATGCCAAGGTTGCCACCTATATTACCCGGCTATCCCTACCACCCGAACAGCTGGCCACAGAAAACAACAAGCTCCAGGAGATTGCCGAGGCAAGTCGGCTTGGCATTCCGCTGACGATCAGCACCGACCCGCGCAACCATTTCCAATATGTGCTGGGCGCGTCGGCCCAGAGCGGCGGCTTCTCCAAATGGCCGGAAAGCCTGGGTTTTGGTGCCTTGGACGATGCCAAGCTGACACGCCGGTTCGGCGATATTGCACGGCAGGAATATCTCGCCGTTGGCATCCAGCAGGCCTTGTCACCGCAAATCGATCTTGCCACGGAACCACGCTGGCCACGCTCGACCGGCACATTCGGAGAAGATCCGCAGATTTCCAGGCGCATGGCGGAAGCCTATGTCGCAGGCTTCCAGAACGGCACCACGGGTCTGAAACCCGGTAGCGTCAGCGCCGTCGCCAAGCATTGGGTGGGCTATGGCGCAGCACCGCAAGGCTTTGACGGCCATAACTCCTATGGTCGCCATGTGGTGTTCAAGGCTAAGGACTTCGAAAAGCACGTCACCCCCTTCAAGGGTGCCTTTGCCGCCAAGGTGGCGGGCATCATGCCGACCTATTCGATTGTCGATGGCGTCAAGCTTGATGGAAAACCCCTGGAGCCCGTGGCCGCAGGCTATAGCAAGCAATTGCTGACGGATCTGCTGCGCAAGCGCTACAAATTCGACGGCGTCGTGGTCAGCGACTGGCTGATTACCAATGACTGCAAGGATGAATGCCTGAATGGCGAAAAGCCAGGCGACACCCCGATCATCCGGCCCGACACATTCGGCATGCCCTGGGGCGTTGAAGATCTCAGCCGGGAGGATCGTTTTGCCAAGGCGGTGAATGCCGGCATCGACCAATTCGGCGGCGTCGCCAATTCCGATATCCTGGTGAAAGCAGTCGAAGACAAGAAAGTCAGCGAAATCAGGATCGATCAGTCTGCCAAGCGGTTGCTGATCCAGAAATTCGAGCAAGGCCTGTTTGAAAACCCCTATGCCGACCCGGAAAAAGCCAAGGCCATCGTTGGCAATGCGGATTTTGTCGCCGAGGGCGAAAAGGCCCAGGCCCGCGCCATGGTTGTTCTGCAAAACAAGGGGAAAATCCTGCCCGTCAAGCCTGGCAGGAAGGTCTATCTTCTCAATGTCGATGCCGCCATTGCCCAGAAGCGCGGCTATCAGGTGGTGACAAAACCGGAAGAGGCGGATTTTGCCCTGGTCCGTCTGATGGCACCGTTTGAGCGCCTGCATCCCAATTACTTCTTCGGGGCGCGGCACGAGGAAGGCGATCTGTCCTTCAAGCCCGGCAAGCCCGATTACGACGCAGTGACCGCCATTGCCGCAAAGACACCGATCATTGCCACGGTGTTTCTGTCACGCCCGAGTATTCTCACCAATCTGAAGGACCAGACAAAGGCGTTGATCGGCAATTTCGGTGCCAGTGACGAAGCGCTATTTAATGTCATCGAGGGCAAGCAGAAGGCACGGGGCAAGCTGCCGTTTGAACTGCCGTCTTCCATGCAGGCCGTCGAGGCACAGGCGCCAAGCACACCGCATGATTCGAAAAAGCCGCTCTACAAGATCGGCTATTCGTTGAAATATTGA
- a CDS encoding DUF2160 domain-containing protein, whose translation MNLSWMAWTTPTALFFITILALLIALSVWEYVSPGGNPRVGILRFETTRGDRLFVSLLGSAFIHLAWLGLSSLSLWWALGLSVIYAIGVFRTV comes from the coding sequence ATGAACCTGTCATGGATGGCCTGGACCACGCCCACGGCCTTGTTTTTCATCACCATTCTGGCGTTGCTGATCGCCCTGTCGGTCTGGGAATATGTTTCGCCCGGCGGCAATCCGCGCGTCGGCATCCTGCGGTTCGAGACGACACGCGGCGACAGGCTTTTCGTGTCGCTGCTCGGCTCCGCCTTCATTCATCTCGCATGGTTGGGGCTATCCAGTCTCAGCCTGTGGTGGGCTCTCGGTCTTTCGGTCATCTACGCTATCGGCGTGTTCCGGACGGTTTGA